The stretch of DNA ATCGACGCTGTCGCGGCCGAAGCCGGCCTGAGCAAGGGTGGCGTGCTGCATCATTACGCCTCGAAGGACGCGTTGATCTCGGCCCTCGTGGCCCGGAAGCTGTCGGATCTGCGCGAGGAGATCGCCGCCTGCGAGGCGGTGATCCCGCCTGGCCCGTCGCAACTCTCGCAGGCCATGGTCGCGCATGTGCGCGGGCATTATTGCGACGACGACGAATCGTCTCGCGCGCTGCTGCTTGCCTCGATCGAGTCATCTGAGGCGCTTGCCGATTACCGGGCTTTCGTGGCGGATCAGCTGGGTCGGCTGGAGCGCATCGAGGGCGCCTGTCCAGGCGAAGGCGCGGTCCTGTTCTTCGCGATCCTGGGCCTGTTCATGGGGCGGGCCTTGGGCTTCCATGCGCTCGGGGACGCGGCGCTGCAGCCGATGCTCGATGCGCTGGAGCGCATGGCCAAGCGGCCGGAGCGCTGAGGCTGCGGTTCAGACCTGAAAGACCAGTACGGCGCGGGTGCCAGGCGATCCTGGAACATAGGACAGCGCCGAGCGCAGATTCGTCGCCATGGCGCGTACGATGCGCGAGCCGAGCCCGGTACCACGAATCTCGCCCTCCCCCGTCCATCCGATGCCGTCATCTTCCACGGCGAGCGAAACGGTATCGGAGGCGTCCCAATCGACCGCGACCCGGATCTCCCCCGAGCTGCCCGGAGGGTAAGCGTACTTGTAGGCGTTGGTGACGAGTTCGGTCACGACGACGCCGACCGAGACCGCCTTATCGGTCGAGAGCCGCACCGGCGCCGCCCGCAGCCGGATCGCGTGATCGCGCCCGCTCGCCCGCATCGCCGCCTGCAGCTCCTCGACGAGACTTGTCAGATAGGCGTCCAGCTCGACCGACTCGACGTCCTCCGACGTGTAGAGGCGGCGGTGGATCCCCGCGATGGCCGAGATCCGCGCCTGCATCTCGTCGAGCGCGGCCTTGGCGGCCGGGTCGCTCACGGCATTGCGCTGCATGTGCGCGAGTGCCGCCACCAGCGCCAGGGAGTTGGCCACCCGATGGTTGACCTCGCGCAGCAGCAACTCGGCCCGGTCCCGGGCTTCGCGCATCTCGGCTTCCGCGCGCTCCTTGTCCCGGCGCAGAGCCTCCTGCCGCAACGCCGTCGCGACAGCTTCGCCCAGAAGCTCGCGGAACTGGCCCTGGATGTCCTTCCAGACGTAGTCGACGGCACCCGCCTTCAGGGCGGCCACGGCGACGCGGCTGTCCTCGGATCCGGTCACGTAGATGACCGGCGGGGCCTGCGGCAGGGCGCGGATTTCAGGCAGGAGGTCGAGCCCCGTCTGGCCCGGCATGTGATGGTCGAGCGCCACGGCGTCGACCCCGCCCTGGGCCAGGCGCGCGAGGCCCTCGGCACCGCTCGCGCAGAGTTCCACCGCGTAGCCGCGCGCCTCCAGCGAGCGCTTGACCAAGCGGCCGAGGCCAGGATCGTCGTCGATGTAGAGGATGCGCGCCGCCGCGGCGGTGCGATCAGCTCCGGCGGGATCCGCGCTCATGGGTTCTCGGGGACCTCCATGACCGAGAAGAACAGGCCCAGTTGCCGGATCGCGTTCGCGAACCCGTCATAATTTACCGGCTTGGTGATGTAGACGTTCGCTCCCAGATCGTAGCAGCGCTGGATCTCCTGGCTGTCGTCGGTGGTGGTGAGCACCACCACGGGCGAGCGTCGCGTATGCGGGTTCGCCTTGACCTTCTCCAGGATGTCGAGCCCGGTCATGTCCGGCAGGTTGAGGTCGAGCAGGATCAGGAGGTGGCGCCGGGCGCTCGCCAGCCCGGACCCATCCGGCCCGAAAAGGTATTCGAGGGCCGACGTGCCGTTCTGAAACGGCACGATCTCGTTGTTGACGCCCGCCCGCCGGATATTTCGCTCGATCAGCCGCGCGTGACCTTCGTCATCTTCGATCATCACGATGCTGACGGGATGCACGGCTCGCTCCACGCTCATTCGGCGGCGAGGGGTGCCGGCTTACGGTCGTCGAGAACCGCTGTAGACGCACCGTGCGGCAAGGTCACGTTGAACGTGGTGCCCTCCCCGAGTTTCGAGGTGATGTCGATCCGTCCGCCGAACGAGCGGATCAGCGCTTTGACGTGAGCGAGGCCGATCCCCTCCCCGGGACGATCCTGGGCACCCGACCGCCGGAACAACTCGAAGACACGAGCGTGGTCGCGCTCCGCGATGCCCCGACCGTTGTCGGTCACGGAGAAGCAGACCCCTCTTGAACCGACGGCCTTTGCCGTGACGGTGACGCGTCCCGGGCGGGAGGGATCGAGGTACTTGATCGCGTTGTCGAGAAGGTTGCCGAAGATCTGCTCGACGGCGAGCCGGTCGGCGACGATCGACGGCAGATCGGCCGCGATCGTCACGGCAGCGCCGGCTGCCTCGGCTTGATGCCGCTGCGCGTCCGCAACGTCGCGAAGCAGGGCGGTCATGTCGAGCGGTTCCGGCATGAACTGGCGCCGGCCCTCCCGCGACAGCTTCAGGATCGCGGCGATGAGCCCCTCCATCCGATTCACCGCAGCCTTGATGAAGCCCAGCGCCTCGCTGAAATCCGCGTCGATCCGCTCGGCCTGCGGGTGGCCGTCGAGTGCGGCCCGCATCTCGGCCCGCGTGGCCTCCAACTCGCTGGTGAAGCCCATCACATTGACGAGCGGCGCACGCAGATCGTGGCTGACGATATAGGCGTAACGCTGGATCTCCTCGTTCGATTCCCGCAGGTCGGCTTCGGCTTGGCGCTGCTCGGTAATGTCCGTGTGAACGCCGACCCATTCCCGAATCGCGCCCCGGTCGTCGAGCACCGGGACGGCGCGGATCGCGAAATGCCGCCATGTGCCATCGCCGCAGCGCACCCGATGCTCGTGAACGAAGGTGCGCCGCGCCCGAACCGTCTCGTTCCAGCG from Methylobacterium sp. PvR107 encodes:
- a CDS encoding response regulator, whose protein sequence is MSVERAVHPVSIVMIEDDEGHARLIERNIRRAGVNNEIVPFQNGTSALEYLFGPDGSGLASARRHLLILLDLNLPDMTGLDILEKVKANPHTRRSPVVVLTTTDDSQEIQRCYDLGANVYITKPVNYDGFANAIRQLGLFFSVMEVPENP
- a CDS encoding TetR/AcrR family transcriptional regulator; protein product: MEAKRKRLAERPEIILEAAHAVLRKSGARGLTIDAVAAEAGLSKGGVLHHYASKDALISALVARKLSDLREEIAACEAVIPPGPSQLSQAMVAHVRGHYCDDDESSRALLLASIESSEALADYRAFVADQLGRLERIEGACPGEGAVLFFAILGLFMGRALGFHALGDAALQPMLDALERMAKRPER
- a CDS encoding response regulator, coding for MSADPAGADRTAAAARILYIDDDPGLGRLVKRSLEARGYAVELCASGAEGLARLAQGGVDAVALDHHMPGQTGLDLLPEIRALPQAPPVIYVTGSEDSRVAVAALKAGAVDYVWKDIQGQFRELLGEAVATALRQEALRRDKERAEAEMREARDRAELLLREVNHRVANSLALVAALAHMQRNAVSDPAAKAALDEMQARISAIAGIHRRLYTSEDVESVELDAYLTSLVEELQAAMRASGRDHAIRLRAAPVRLSTDKAVSVGVVVTELVTNAYKYAYPPGSSGEIRVAVDWDASDTVSLAVEDDGIGWTGEGEIRGTGLGSRIVRAMATNLRSALSYVPGSPGTRAVLVFQV
- a CDS encoding MHYT domain-containing protein yields the protein MVHTGYNPALVALSIGLSIFASYTALDLGARVRGPVPGAKWPWVAGAALAMGGGIWSMHFVGMLAFEMGLPAAYDLGLTLLSLLIAIGFTGGAFLWVAHQGEGLASLLIAGPLMGLGVATMHYTGMAALQISGRLAYSPPVVALSVAIAVTAATAALWLAFRQHGVWQKLAAASVMGLAVAGMHYTGMAAATISASESGGDATHVGMVTQRQENLALYVAGATFLILFLAMLASSIDQQRVQRELLASEARFRAAIQAVRGVLWTNDATGRMLGDQPGWSAITGQARDEYQGFGWANAVHPDDRKDSVDRWNETVRARRTFVHEHRVRCGDGTWRHFAIRAVPVLDDRGAIREWVGVHTDITEQRQAEADLRESNEEIQRYAYIVSHDLRAPLVNVMGFTSELEATRAEMRAALDGHPQAERIDADFSEALGFIKAAVNRMEGLIAAILKLSREGRRQFMPEPLDMTALLRDVADAQRHQAEAAGAAVTIAADLPSIVADRLAVEQIFGNLLDNAIKYLDPSRPGRVTVTAKAVGSRGVCFSVTDNGRGIAERDHARVFELFRRSGAQDRPGEGIGLAHVKALIRSFGGRIDITSKLGEGTTFNVTLPHGASTAVLDDRKPAPLAAE